In the Nitrospirales bacterium LBB_01 genome, one interval contains:
- a CDS encoding response regulator: MTDKTAKKRTKHDLTVLYVEDDDVTRVSLVNFLERNVTVLHVAHNGMEGLSLFETSKPDLIITDIRMPVMDGLAMSKAIKEKNKSTPIIVTTSHNDVHLLLSAIDIGIDKYIVKPIKFEQLGAAINSCANSLYQERQIRQLNEDLRQNNKRLSEKTLYLDSILRSSSDVGIVAMDLDFCIRYFSPAAEKLLGVKIERAMGFPIPELFQKSGLKPSFLDEAAALITEDSDYTFPFTTKVEDISYLLECRLSGIWERKSELAGFVLTVHDITERHNREELIKASLREKEVLLREVHHRVKNNMQIISSLMRLQARYIDDEKLVAIFKDSENRIKSMALVHEKLYKTNDMARIDFAAYVKSLTYGLYSSYSIHGSVSLNVDIGDVTLGIDTAIPCGLIINELISNSLKYAFTSGERGEVSVSLRETEDGFFELIVKDTGAGIPESIDFRNSESLGLQLVVSLSEDQLHGKISLNRDNGTAFTIKFKEFTNNHFEQTPPAQ; this comes from the coding sequence ATGACTGATAAAACTGCCAAGAAGCGGACAAAGCATGATTTAACCGTGCTCTATGTAGAGGATGATGATGTCACACGAGTCTCGCTTGTCAACTTTTTAGAGAGGAATGTAACGGTTCTTCACGTGGCGCATAATGGCATGGAGGGGCTCTCTCTATTTGAGACCAGTAAGCCTGATTTAATAATCACAGATATTCGGATGCCGGTTATGGATGGCCTTGCGATGTCTAAAGCCATAAAGGAAAAAAATAAATCTACACCGATAATTGTTACAACCTCTCATAACGATGTCCATCTACTCCTGTCTGCCATAGATATAGGGATTGATAAGTACATAGTCAAGCCTATAAAATTTGAGCAGCTTGGAGCGGCAATCAATAGTTGTGCCAATTCACTCTATCAGGAGCGGCAAATCCGTCAATTGAACGAAGACCTTAGGCAAAACAACAAGCGATTGAGCGAAAAGACCCTGTATCTGGACAGTATCTTGCGCTCATCGTCAGATGTTGGAATTGTGGCAATGGATCTGGACTTTTGCATAAGATATTTTAGCCCTGCGGCAGAAAAACTCCTCGGAGTAAAAATCGAAAGAGCAATGGGATTTCCGATCCCTGAGCTTTTTCAGAAGTCAGGGTTGAAGCCGTCTTTTTTAGATGAAGCAGCAGCCTTGATAACAGAAGATTCAGATTACACATTTCCATTTACCACCAAAGTTGAGGACATATCGTATCTGCTTGAGTGCAGACTTTCAGGGATATGGGAAAGGAAATCAGAACTGGCAGGATTTGTGCTCACAGTTCATGACATCACAGAGCGGCATAACAGAGAGGAACTGATAAAGGCATCGCTAAGAGAAAAAGAGGTACTGCTCCGTGAGGTTCATCACAGGGTAAAAAACAATATGCAGATAATCTCAAGCCTTATGCGGCTTCAAGCCAGATATATAGACGATGAAAAACTTGTCGCAATTTTTAAAGACAGTGAAAACCGCATCAAATCCATGGCGCTTGTTCACGAAAAACTCTATAAAACCAACGACATGGCCAGGATTGACTTTGCCGCCTATGTTAAAAGTTTAACGTATGGGCTTTACAGCTCATACTCAATTCATGGCAGCGTGTCTCTTAATGTGGATATTGGAGACGTGACACTGGGCATAGACACTGCGATTCCCTGCGGGCTGATTATTAACGAGCTGATTTCTAATTCCCTGAAATACGCATTTACATCCGGTGAAAGGGGTGAAGTGTCAGTATCACTGCGGGAAACCGAAGACGGATTTTTTGAGCTGATTGTAAAGGACACTGGAGCGGGAATACCAGAAAGCATAGATTTCAGAAACTCCGAATCTCTCGGCTTACAGCTTGTAGTAAGCCTTTCTGAGGATCAGCTTCATGGCAAAATTTCTCTAAACAGGGACAACGGCACCGCATTTACCATTAAGTTTAAGGAGTTTACAAATAACCATTTTGAACAAACCCCGCCTGCACAATAA
- a CDS encoding dodecin domain-containing protein, translating to MVSKIVILVGESPNSWEDATTNLIKEAQTSLRGITRIMVTEFDVKMKDNMVDVFRVKAEVAFKVDKT from the coding sequence ATGGTTTCCAAAATCGTTATCTTAGTGGGAGAATCACCAAATAGTTGGGAGGATGCAACAACAAATCTAATCAAAGAAGCACAGACGTCGTTGCGAGGCATCACACGCATTATGGTCACCGAATTCGATGTCAAAATGAAAGACAACATGGTTGACGTCTTCAGAGTAAAGGCAGAGGTTGCTTTTAAGGTAGATAAGACTTAA
- a CDS encoding response regulator: MLKKRILVVEDETIIAKDIRRSLDLLGYEVTATVSSGQEALQSVNQNKPDLVLMDIMIHGSQDGIETADAIKHKFDIPVVYLTAYADEQMLERAKITEPFGYILKPFEETELRTTIEIALYKHKLQSRLKESQRWLSTVLMSIGDAIIATDREGCIVFINPVATLLTGYTQEKALGKHINNVLKLEGQSRVENFCAVNMNCFKTDMKDMAVVSKTGDRIYINGCVSPIIDETGALEGTVVAFRDVTEKKLYEENLNNQRESFISVLLHDLKTPVIAINGYSNRYLEGKAKSDKEKTDALRVISDASRDILNVIEVTTHSLKNKNSLMAFNPRELKFNELLASVLSGFIPEMERRSIKLTVNDNSTLKQLEETSISIMGDYYQVKTMTENLISNAVKYASNLIKVKLHRIGTDVFLSVEDDGRGIAQCYHDKVFEEYFQAPESLKGTGLGLYSVKRVVEKHEGTISLMSVVEKYTRFEIKIPCIK, encoded by the coding sequence ATGCTGAAAAAAAGGATTCTCGTTGTAGAAGATGAGACTATAATAGCTAAGGACATTAGGAGGAGCCTCGACCTGCTTGGCTATGAAGTCACTGCCACTGTTTCAAGCGGACAGGAGGCACTTCAGAGCGTAAACCAGAACAAACCGGACCTTGTCCTTATGGATATAATGATTCACGGTTCTCAGGATGGTATAGAAACCGCTGATGCTATAAAGCACAAATTTGATATTCCGGTTGTTTATCTTACCGCTTATGCTGATGAACAAATGCTTGAGCGCGCTAAAATTACCGAACCGTTTGGATATATACTTAAGCCTTTTGAAGAAACGGAACTCCGCACAACAATAGAAATTGCCCTCTATAAGCACAAACTTCAAAGCCGCCTCAAAGAAAGTCAACGTTGGCTCTCCACAGTTTTAATGAGCATAGGGGATGCTATCATTGCAACTGACAGAGAGGGCTGTATTGTGTTTATAAACCCTGTTGCAACACTACTAACAGGATATACTCAAGAAAAGGCACTCGGTAAACATATAAATAATGTTTTGAAGTTGGAGGGACAAAGCAGAGTAGAGAATTTTTGTGCTGTCAATATGAACTGTTTTAAGACTGACATGAAAGACATGGCAGTTGTGTCAAAGACAGGCGACAGGATTTATATTAACGGCTGTGTATCGCCAATAATAGATGAGACAGGCGCTCTTGAAGGCACCGTTGTGGCTTTTAGAGACGTTACAGAGAAAAAACTTTACGAGGAGAATCTTAATAATCAGAGAGAAAGTTTTATTTCAGTCCTCTTACATGACCTGAAAACGCCAGTGATTGCAATAAATGGCTACTCTAACAGGTATCTTGAGGGTAAAGCTAAAAGCGACAAAGAAAAAACAGATGCTCTAAGAGTTATAAGTGATGCCTCCAGAGATATTTTAAATGTAATAGAGGTAACGACCCATTCTCTTAAAAATAAGAACTCACTCATGGCTTTTAATCCAAGGGAGTTGAAGTTCAATGAGCTATTGGCGTCTGTTTTAAGCGGTTTCATCCCAGAGATGGAAAGACGCTCAATTAAGCTGACTGTTAATGATAACTCAACGCTAAAACAGCTTGAAGAGACGTCAATTTCTATTATGGGCGATTATTATCAGGTTAAGACAATGACAGAAAATCTAATCAGCAATGCCGTAAAGTATGCAAGTAATCTAATAAAAGTAAAATTGCACAGAATCGGAACCGATGTTTTTTTGTCCGTAGAGGACGATGGCAGAGGTATTGCGCAGTGTTACCATGATAAAGTATTTGAGGAATATTTCCAGGCGCCGGAAAGTTTAAAAGGCACAGGTCTTGGTCTTTACAGCGTAAAGAGAGTTGTTGAAAAACACGAAGGAACAATATCCTTGATGTCCGTTGTTGAAAAATATACGCGTTTTGAGATAAAAATTCCTTGCATCAAATAA
- a CDS encoding diguanylate cyclase: MQVKMFNNICSSIKELNQQMSSVHTVHQILFSLKDVLGISSAALVLKNQQTGYLEINNQYNLSAQYSQSYKRSTGKAAIGKIFLAENFIVVTKNDPQDIYNDVRMETDYAVAALIRLEAEDRPMGFIAVFFENEMEITKQMRDYLVAIANICSESIRKERLLSHLNELRRVDPKYGLLYYHFFHNKLIEEYNKSRRTKASLTICMMDMDNFKELTAIYGPETADDLYREMADELRASLRGIDILGRYGTDEIILYMPNTSLSNAELVINRFVERISLARFTDKRLQTSLSIGIAELKENEKLEDLLTRTKATLYSARVTGKGIVKISD, from the coding sequence ATGCAAGTAAAAATGTTTAACAATATTTGCAGTTCGATAAAGGAGCTGAATCAGCAGATGTCCTCCGTACATACGGTACATCAGATTCTGTTTTCGTTAAAAGACGTGTTGGGGATATCCTCGGCAGCGCTTGTGCTAAAAAACCAGCAGACTGGTTATCTTGAAATTAACAACCAATACAATCTTTCGGCCCAATACTCACAATCGTATAAACGCTCAACAGGTAAGGCGGCTATTGGCAAGATATTTCTTGCCGAAAATTTCATAGTTGTGACGAAAAACGACCCTCAGGATATTTACAATGACGTCCGCATGGAGACTGACTATGCAGTTGCCGCATTGATACGACTTGAGGCAGAGGACAGGCCTATGGGGTTCATTGCTGTTTTTTTCGAAAATGAGATGGAAATCACTAAACAGATGAGAGACTATTTGGTTGCAATTGCAAATATCTGTTCAGAGTCGATACGAAAAGAGCGTCTGCTGTCACATCTTAATGAACTCAGGCGCGTTGATCCAAAATACGGACTGCTTTACTATCACTTCTTTCACAACAAGCTTATTGAAGAATATAACAAAAGTAGAAGGACAAAGGCGTCTCTTACTATTTGCATGATGGATATGGATAACTTTAAAGAGTTGACGGCTATCTACGGTCCTGAAACAGCCGATGATCTCTATCGGGAGATGGCAGATGAGCTGAGAGCATCCCTCAGAGGGATAGATATTTTGGGGAGATACGGCACTGATGAGATAATTCTTTACATGCCTAACACGTCTTTGAGCAATGCGGAGTTAGTCATAAACAGGTTTGTAGAAAGAATAAGTTTGGCCCGTTTTACAGACAAGCGCCTGCAAACATCTCTGTCCATAGGGATTGCAGAGCTTAAGGAAAACGAGAAGCTCGAGGATCTGCTTACGCGCACTAAAGCAACCTTGTATAGTGCAAGAGTTACAGGAAAAGGTATCGTAAAGATTTCTGATTGA
- a CDS encoding Neelaredoxin: MSKTGDIFQGGDWKGEKHVPVIECADAVGADELFDVKVSVGKEIGHPNTTEHHIRWIQLFFKPTDGKFSYQIGNFEFTAHGESAEGANAGPVYTNHAVTASMKTKKSGTLIATSFCNIHGFWESSKDVAVK; this comes from the coding sequence ATGTCTAAAACAGGTGATATTTTTCAGGGCGGTGACTGGAAGGGGGAAAAGCATGTTCCTGTCATAGAGTGTGCAGATGCGGTTGGCGCCGATGAGCTCTTTGATGTAAAGGTGTCTGTCGGGAAAGAAATTGGTCATCCAAACACTACTGAGCACCACATAAGATGGATACAGTTGTTTTTTAAACCAACGGATGGAAAATTCTCTTACCAGATAGGTAACTTTGAATTTACTGCTCACGGTGAATCAGCCGAGGGTGCAAACGCAGGCCCGGTTTATACAAATCATGCAGTGACTGCCTCTATGAAAACCAAAAAATCTGGAACTCTTATTGCCACAAGCTTTTGCAATATCCACGGTTTTTGGGAGTCCTCCAAAGACGTCGCTGTTAAATAG
- a CDS encoding methyltransferase: MSISKNPNFWYHILYTMTAEQIIRERIKHDGCISFRDFMDIALYAPQCGYYMKNSTEIGRGGDFFTASNLHMAFGWAIARQIEEMWQIMKNPETFYIIEYGGGSGLICFDILTSLKGREIFNTISYVIVERNPHFQLKQKARLTEFSDRITWTAVMKDFPQVKGCVISNELIDSFPVHLIEAKDGKIEEVYVDKNFNEKFLTPAAGVIDYLNEFNISIPLDLAHGYRTEINLETRVWLSDVSEYLAEGFILTIDYGYPAWEYYASERFSGTLMCYHKHRAHENPYINIGSQDITAHVNFTSLKTWGEAAGFNCLGFCPQGTFLVSLGIDEFLSKIAETEDFAFQAAKVKRLITDGGMGVSHKVMIQYKGDEAFTLRGFSLRNRVASLLG, encoded by the coding sequence TTGTCAATTTCTAAAAATCCAAACTTCTGGTATCATATCCTCTACACAATGACAGCAGAGCAAATCATAAGGGAGCGGATTAAGCACGATGGCTGTATAAGTTTCAGGGATTTTATGGACATTGCCCTGTATGCCCCACAATGTGGCTATTACATGAAAAACAGCACAGAGATAGGACGCGGTGGGGATTTTTTCACAGCCTCTAATCTTCACATGGCGTTTGGATGGGCGATAGCAAGGCAAATTGAAGAGATGTGGCAGATTATGAAAAACCCTGAGACCTTTTACATCATAGAATATGGAGGCGGCAGCGGTCTAATTTGCTTTGACATCTTGACAAGTTTAAAAGGCAGGGAGATTTTTAACACCATCTCCTACGTAATAGTCGAACGGAATCCGCATTTTCAACTTAAGCAAAAAGCCAGACTGACTGAGTTTTCAGATAGAATCACATGGACTGCTGTTATGAAAGATTTCCCTCAGGTTAAAGGATGCGTAATTTCAAATGAGCTGATAGATTCATTTCCTGTCCATTTAATAGAGGCAAAAGACGGCAAGATTGAAGAGGTGTATGTTGATAAGAACTTTAACGAGAAGTTTTTAACTCCTGCTGCCGGAGTGATTGATTATCTTAATGAATTTAACATATCAATTCCTCTTGATTTAGCTCATGGCTACAGAACGGAGATAAATTTAGAGACGCGGGTTTGGCTTTCTGATGTTTCTGAGTATTTAGCGGAGGGATTTATTTTAACGATAGACTATGGCTATCCGGCGTGGGAATACTATGCTTCAGAGCGTTTCTCTGGAACTCTCATGTGCTATCACAAACACAGGGCTCACGAAAACCCCTATATAAATATCGGGAGTCAGGACATCACAGCGCACGTCAACTTCACATCGCTTAAGACATGGGGAGAGGCTGCGGGTTTCAACTGTCTTGGATTTTGTCCGCAGGGAACTTTTTTAGTGTCTCTTGGTATAGATGAGTTTTTATCAAAGATTGCCGAAACTGAGGATTTTGCGTTTCAGGCTGCAAAGGTCAAACGGCTAATAACCGATGGCGGTATGGGAGTAAGTCATAAGGTGATGATTCAGTACAAAGGAGACGAGGCATTCACCCTGAGAGGTTTTTCTCTAAGGAACAGGGTTGCGTCTCTTTTAGGATAA
- a CDS encoding Uma2 family endonuclease translates to MGPSPFRRHQDIVGNLYAIIRQHIKLKNLGEIYLSPLDVIFEEGINRLQPDILFVKKNNQNILQDWIRGVPDMVCEIISQGSYEMDTEVKKAIYEKYRVPEYWIVMPELQMIEILTIEGDKYKLHCVASFEGMVTSKVIEGLTVNIKDIFE, encoded by the coding sequence ATGGGGCCTAGTCCATTTAGACGTCATCAAGACATAGTAGGGAACTTGTACGCTATTATACGCCAACATATTAAATTAAAGAATTTGGGTGAGATATATTTATCTCCGCTTGACGTAATCTTTGAAGAGGGAATCAACAGGCTTCAGCCCGATATACTGTTTGTTAAAAAGAATAATCAGAATATACTTCAGGACTGGATACGAGGCGTACCGGATATGGTTTGTGAGATAATATCTCAGGGTAGTTACGAAATGGATACCGAGGTTAAAAAGGCTATTTATGAGAAATATAGAGTGCCAGAGTATTGGATAGTCATGCCGGAGCTGCAAATGATTGAGATTTTAACCATTGAAGGTGATAAATACAAGTTACATTGCGTGGCTTCTTTTGAGGGCATGGTCACATCCAAAGTCATAGAAGGGCTTACAGTTAACATAAAGGATATATTTGAATGA
- a CDS encoding cytochrome c yields the protein MKRNVLLQFAAMALLAAVPFAVYAHEGGKHPDQGSNSLIEEMLILQKAFQEIVVAVVLKDNKGVINAIEPMKGTMEKTHESAHTGKISLPKNSGKLDKFIKMDKEFHHNLHLLEESAQKNDYKNMHTLTKKLLDGCINCHSTFRK from the coding sequence ATGAAAAGAAACGTGTTATTACAATTTGCAGCTATGGCGCTTTTGGCAGCTGTCCCGTTTGCTGTTTATGCACATGAGGGCGGAAAGCACCCTGACCAGGGGAGTAATTCTTTGATTGAAGAGATGTTGATACTTCAAAAGGCTTTTCAGGAGATCGTTGTTGCGGTTGTTTTAAAAGATAATAAAGGGGTTATTAACGCAATAGAGCCTATGAAGGGGACTATGGAAAAAACTCATGAAAGCGCTCATACCGGCAAAATCAGTTTGCCCAAAAACTCCGGCAAGCTCGACAAATTTATAAAAATGGATAAGGAATTTCATCACAACCTTCATCTGCTGGAGGAGTCTGCACAAAAGAATGATTACAAGAATATGCACACCCTGACCAAAAAACTCTTAGACGGTTGTATTAATTGCCATTCTACTTTTAGAAAATAA
- a CDS encoding DUF362 domain-containing protein, translating into MVKVVIKKSAYDYEKLKQDINFIMDSLNTGLIKQGTRVLIKPNFLLAYTPDKAVTTHPLVVKAIAQYALNLGASVQISDSSGSPTNIFNQILKVGGYMDALKGLDVTFKDFTKSVVINTASSFKNIEIAEDAVKAEVIINAAKLKTHSQMRLTLAVKNLFGTIVGLKKPQWHMKVGENREKFAELLVTLYTLLKPQINIMDGILAMEGDGPGSSGTPRTLGVLMGSSDAVSLDMAICEMLNIAPLWLYTNKAAHKLDLIKDYTIEGEMDTVEGFVFPKETSMLFGPPVARKFMRKHIATRPKNVDGACKLCNECVKICPAQAIFNDGKKLIFDYEKCIRCYCCQEICQHKAIEIHEPLMGKTIMKLFGQ; encoded by the coding sequence ATGGTAAAAGTAGTAATTAAGAAGTCTGCTTACGATTATGAAAAATTAAAGCAAGACATTAACTTTATCATGGATAGCCTTAACACAGGGCTTATCAAGCAGGGAACTCGTGTTTTAATAAAGCCGAATTTTCTTTTGGCATATACTCCCGATAAAGCTGTGACAACCCATCCTCTTGTAGTTAAGGCTATTGCCCAGTATGCGCTAAATCTTGGTGCAAGCGTTCAAATATCGGACAGCTCCGGCTCTCCGACCAATATATTTAATCAGATACTAAAAGTTGGCGGCTACATGGACGCTCTTAAAGGGCTTGACGTCACATTTAAAGACTTCACTAAGTCGGTTGTGATTAATACTGCGTCTTCTTTTAAAAATATAGAGATAGCCGAGGATGCCGTCAAGGCTGAGGTGATTATAAACGCTGCAAAACTTAAAACCCACTCTCAGATGCGGTTAACTCTTGCCGTGAAAAATCTCTTTGGCACAATAGTGGGTTTAAAAAAACCTCAGTGGCATATGAAAGTGGGTGAAAACAGGGAGAAATTTGCCGAGCTTCTTGTCACACTTTATACGCTCCTAAAGCCTCAAATCAACATAATGGACGGTATACTTGCCATGGAGGGAGATGGCCCGGGCTCCTCTGGAACTCCGCGAACTCTCGGCGTGTTGATGGGCTCCTCTGATGCCGTTTCACTTGATATGGCCATTTGTGAGATGCTTAACATTGCCCCGCTTTGGCTTTATACAAACAAGGCAGCACACAAACTTGATCTAATCAAAGACTATACGATTGAGGGCGAAATGGACACGGTGGAGGGGTTTGTGTTTCCAAAGGAGACCAGTATGCTTTTTGGCCCCCCTGTTGCCAGAAAGTTTATGCGAAAGCATATTGCAACAAGGCCTAAAAATGTTGACGGCGCTTGTAAACTGTGTAACGAATGCGTAAAAATATGTCCGGCACAAGCCATTTTTAACGACGGTAAAAAGCTTATCTTTGATTACGAAAAATGTATCAGATGCTACTGCTGTCAGGAGATTTGCCAGCACAAGGCTATAGAAATCCACGAACCGCTTATGGGAAAAACCATTATGAAGTTGTTTGGTCAATAG
- a CDS encoding prepilin-type N-terminal cleavage/methylation domain-containing protein gives MSKKILLRCSYYKNVRFLKWIKGSRGYTLIEAVVAVAIFSAMMMLAMAALNQGFKQYKDVMEEGVNFWKIARSYWLHKSVSGVVYYYVSDEKRLSWNTWRPYIVCRQDLLSYVSNTPMAGELPVVVWIVTEKNSTKDALNLMYYELPVYTKNIVDINQDFVSGAYKSGNSFTIVEDVTNVAMECYAMDPLTKLWSWVQQYETKSNVTILPTAVRISYAKHNKNESIFFNIRVNGTFHSDPNVI, from the coding sequence ATGTCAAAAAAAATATTATTGAGATGTTCTTATTATAAAAATGTCAGATTCCTTAAGTGGATTAAGGGTTCAAGAGGTTACACTCTAATTGAGGCGGTGGTTGCGGTTGCAATATTTTCTGCCATGATGATGCTTGCAATGGCTGCCCTTAATCAGGGATTTAAACAGTACAAGGATGTAATGGAGGAGGGTGTTAACTTTTGGAAAATAGCGAGAAGCTACTGGCTGCATAAAAGCGTAAGCGGTGTGGTCTATTACTATGTAAGCGACGAAAAAAGACTTAGCTGGAACACATGGCGTCCTTACATCGTGTGCCGGCAGGATCTATTGAGCTACGTTAGCAACACTCCAATGGCTGGAGAGCTGCCGGTTGTCGTCTGGATAGTTACAGAGAAAAACTCCACTAAAGACGCCCTTAATCTTATGTACTATGAGCTGCCGGTTTATACAAAAAATATTGTCGATATAAATCAAGACTTTGTAAGCGGAGCGTATAAAAGCGGGAACTCTTTCACAATTGTTGAAGACGTCACAAACGTTGCGATGGAGTGTTATGCGATGGATCCATTAACAAAGCTCTGGAGCTGGGTACAGCAATACGAGACGAAATCCAATGTCACAATTTTGCCGACTGCTGTCAGGATAAGTTACGCAAAACATAATAAAAATGAAAGTATTTTTTTTAATATCAGGGTAAATGGAACTTTTCACTCAGACCCTAACGTAATATAG
- a CDS encoding general secretion pathway protein GspK, with product MLRNESGSAVLLTIMIASIIITVGVGFNWIVKEHIATAGALKDKSEAMILAESSFDTAMFAVLTGKLTQDGVAFADNSLLGASQIIANGSPLWVNENIILRLQDTNGMVSLAANGSTLTENSASDLRKLINTVAPGKDADSIIDCINDWTDPDDLVRTNGAESDYYRKIGAGYEPRNFHLQYLEEIILVKGVDIQLFKKLKPFITMLRNEGFNVNTAKPELIVAHYGLSADVIEPLRQQMKTNTTGAVDSLNQIGVDTLSFSGASARPTEFFEITLAVRSGESLYHIKSGISIRDTTGFSPHSVYYWKEG from the coding sequence TTGTTGCGGAACGAAAGCGGCTCAGCCGTTTTGTTGACGATAATGATAGCGTCAATAATAATAACGGTAGGGGTGGGGTTCAACTGGATTGTCAAAGAGCATATAGCAACGGCTGGAGCACTCAAGGACAAATCAGAGGCGATGATTTTAGCCGAATCGTCCTTTGATACTGCTATGTTTGCTGTCTTAACCGGAAAGCTTACTCAGGATGGCGTTGCCTTTGCTGATAATTCGCTCCTCGGAGCATCTCAGATAATAGCTAACGGCAGCCCCTTGTGGGTTAACGAAAACATTATCCTGCGCTTACAGGACACAAACGGCATGGTTTCTCTGGCAGCTAACGGCAGCACGCTCACCGAAAACTCTGCCTCTGATCTCAGAAAGCTGATAAACACTGTTGCACCGGGAAAAGATGCGGATTCAATAATTGACTGCATAAATGACTGGACTGACCCTGATGACCTTGTGCGTACAAATGGCGCCGAGTCAGACTACTACAGAAAGATAGGCGCAGGTTATGAACCCAGAAATTTTCACCTTCAGTACCTGGAGGAGATCATCCTTGTTAAGGGCGTGGATATTCAGCTCTTTAAAAAACTTAAACCCTTTATCACTATGCTAAGAAACGAGGGGTTTAACGTTAACACGGCAAAACCTGAGCTAATAGTGGCTCATTATGGGTTAAGCGCAGATGTTATCGAGCCTCTGAGACAGCAGATGAAAACTAACACCACAGGGGCCGTAGACTCTCTTAACCAAATAGGGGTTGATACGCTCTCCTTTTCAGGCGCTTCTGCACGCCCAACAGAGTTTTTTGAAATAACGCTTGCAGTCAGGTCAGGTGAGAGCCTGTATCATATAAAATCAGGTATCAGCATAAGAGACACAACTGGTTTTTCACCACATTCGGTTTACTATTGGAAAGAAGGATGA
- the pilO gene encoding type 4a pilus biogenesis protein PilO, producing MSQNIKQAGMSKERMRKIGFFLVALLTLVRFGIVPLTTDVGKKKSVIEDYKVTYASKMELLKRYMSIDMNDYPEVNQELSQLVFPKESNKTSVQTDIIKFMTKTAEDNHLNMQNFQMVEGSEGPVITEVTVIIKLRGKSREIMEFLKEVQNHKPLIRIKNIEINQSGDTEYATKIVASAFIRKL from the coding sequence ATGTCTCAGAACATAAAACAAGCCGGTATGAGCAAGGAGAGGATGCGAAAGATAGGATTTTTTCTGGTAGCACTCCTTACCCTTGTTCGTTTTGGCATAGTGCCTCTGACAACTGATGTGGGAAAAAAGAAGTCTGTCATTGAGGACTATAAGGTCACTTACGCCTCAAAGATGGAGCTCCTAAAGCGCTACATGTCAATAGACATGAACGACTACCCGGAGGTAAATCAGGAGCTGTCCCAGCTTGTTTTCCCAAAGGAAAGCAATAAAACCTCAGTTCAGACAGACATTATCAAGTTTATGACCAAAACCGCCGAGGACAATCACTTAAACATGCAAAACTTCCAGATGGTTGAAGGCTCAGAGGGACCTGTCATTACTGAGGTTACCGTTATAATCAAACTTAGGGGTAAATCAAGGGAAATTATGGAATTTTTAAAAGAAGTCCAAAATCACAAACCTCTTATCAGAATAAAAAATATTGAAATAAACCAGTCCGGTGACACTGAGTATGCAACAAAAATTGTGGCCTCAGCTTTCATCAGGAAATTATAA